AGCCGGTCACCTGCCGGTGGCTGCAGGCGCAGCTGACGGTCGCCCAGGACCTGTTTACACGCTGCATCCTGGGGCTGCGGGTGACGCCGGTGTCGACCAAGGCCGTGGATGTCGCCGGGGTGCTCTACCAGACGGTCTCGCCGATGGCGGCGCCGGAGGAGTGGCCGGCGGAGGCGTGCTGGCCCTACCACGGCGTGCCGCAGCAGCTGGTGCTCACCGAGACGCTGGGCGAGCACGACGGCGCGGCGGCCGGGCGGCTGGTGGGGGTGCCGGTCTGCCCACCGGAGACCCTGGTGGTGGATCACGGCAAGGTGTTTGTGTCCGCGCACGTGATCGGCGTGTGCGCCCGTCTGGGGATCTCGGTGCAGCCCGCGATCCCGAAAAAGCCGACGGACAAGCCGACCGTGGAGCGGTTTTTCCGGACCCTGCGGGAGGGGCTGATCCAGCACCTGCCCGGCTACAAGGGCCCCGACATCTACAGCCGCGGCGCGCCGGAGTGGGTGGAGGACGCGGCGTTCTTCTACCTGCACGAGCTGGAGGACGTCATCCGCGAGTGGGTCGCGCTGGTCTACCACCGTGCCAAACACGAGGGGCTGGCGGTGCCGGAGTGGCCGGGCCTGGAGGTGTCGCCCAACGAGATGTTCGAGGTCGGGGTGGCCAAGGCCGGGCTGCTGCGCATCCCCTCCTCGCCGGAGCTGGTCTACGACTTCCTGGCCACCCAGTGGCGCACCATCCAGCACTACGGCGTCGAGGTCGACGGGCTGCGCTACAACGGCCCAGCGCTGGATGCCTACCGCAACGCCGAGAGCCCCTACGGCGGCGTTCACCAGGGCAAGTGGCCGATCCGCATCAACCCCGACGACGTTCGCTATGTGTGGTTCCAGGACCCGGCCGACAACCGCTGGCATCGCCTGGAGTGGGAGCATGCGCCCGGGTTGGGCGCCCCGTTCAGCGCCGAGGCGGCGCGCTATGCCCGTCGGCTGGCAGCCCGCCAGGAGCGCTGGCCCGATGCGGCGGCAGCGCTGGCCGGCCTGCTCGGCCGCTGGGATGCCGGCATGGTCAGCGACCGCCGCGAGCGGCGCATGGCGCTGCGGCTTGGCGCCGAATGCGCCACCCTGCCGCTGCCGGATGCACCGGCCACGAAGGTCGCGGCACTGCCCAGCCTTGCCCGCCCGGCCGACCCACCGCCGTCGGGCCCGCGGCTGCAACCGGTGGAGCCGCTGGTCGGTGACGATGACGACGACGAGGAGCTGTTCGACGACCCCGACGCAGGCGACTTCTACGCCGACGCCTTCGAGGTCATCGAGTGAGTGGCCTCTACAGTCTGTCCCGCAAGGAGGGCTGGCGCCGCTACGTCGACACCGCCGCCAGAACCCGGCCAGAGCGGCTGACCATAAGGCAGCTGGCCGCGCTCAGCGAGCAGGCGCGCGAAGAATACGACGAGACCCGCCACGACTGGCATGCCAACTTCGGCATCCTGCGCACCCCGCAGCTGGCCGCGGTCCATGACGAGCTGGACCAGATCGTGGCCAGCAACCGCCAAGACCCCGACCGTGTTCGCGGCGCGGCGGTGATCGACGCGCTGCCGGGATTGGGCAAGACCACCATCGCCAACACCTTCGCCCGCCAGCTGGACCGCGCCGAGATCACGCGCCGGGGGCCGCTGACCGAGCAGGGCCACGAGCGCATCCCGGTGTTTCGGGTGGGGCTGACCTCCAACACCACGCTGCGCACGCTCAACCGGATGATCTGCCAGTTCTACGGCCATCCGGGCATCGACCGGGCCAACGCGGCCCAGCTTGCCAGCCACGCGGTGGACTGCGTGCTCAGCTGCCAGACCCGGCTGGGGGTCATCGACGACGTCCACTTCATCAACCCGCGGCGAAAGGACGGCCTGGACGTCAGCAACCATCTGAAATGGCTGGCCAACGAGCTGCCGGTGACATTTCTCTACGTCGGGGTCGGGCTGGCGGAACGCAGCTTCTTCGCCGAGGGGTTGGCCGGCCACAACATCGTGCTGGCCCAGACCGCGCGGCGCTGGACCCGCCTGGAGGTGCCAGCCTTCGAGATCGTCTCCGACCAGGGGCGCCAGCACTGGCGTGGCCTGTTGAAGGCGACCGAACGTCAACTGGCGCTCGCCAGCCAGCGTCCCGGCATGCTGGTGGAGCTGGCCGACTACCTGTTCGAGCGCACGAGCGGCCACATCGGCTCGTTCGTCACCTTGATCATCCGCGGCTGCCTGCGGGCGATCCGCACCGGCCAGGAGCGGCTGACCGCTGAGCTACTGGACGGCGTGCGCATCGACGAGGCCTCCGAGCAGGCCCGCCAGCAGCTGGCCGCCGCGTTCGCCCACGGCCATCTCAAGGCGGCACCGACCACCCGGCGAGCACCCGCCAAGACCACGAGCGCGGCGTCATAGGCGACCGTGGGCCAGCGCACGATCGGTCCGGCGTCCCCGCGGACACTCCCGATCCGGATTGCCGTCGCCACCGGGGAGAGCCTGGACAGCTGGCTGGAGGCCTCCTGCCGGCGGCTGGGCGTGACCACTGGGGTGCTGCTGACTGCGCTCGGGCTGCGCACCCACCCCCACGAGCTGCACGGCCTGCCGGACTACACCGTCTTGCTGCACCCGGCCGAGGCACGTCGCCTCGCCCACGCCGCCGGCGTCGAGATGGCACGGCTGCACGCCATGACCCTGCGCCGCTACGACGGCCACGTGGTGCGATGCAACCACGACAATCGGACAGTGGCCCGCTCGGCGTGGTGGGCACGGACCAGAGGCTCCCGCTATTGCCCCAAGTGCCTGTCGGAGCGAGACGGACGGTGGCTGCTGCGCTGGCGGCTGTCGTGGATGTTTGCCTGCACCGACCACCACGCGCTGCTGCACGACACCTGCCCAGCCTGCGGCCAGGTCCCTCGGCGGATCTCCACCTCCCACAGCAGTCTGCGCCCAGCAGGAACCTGCCCTGGCACCATCGACCGGCCCTGCGGGACCGACCTGCGCACCATCGACCCGCTGCCACTTGCGGCAGACGATGCGCTGCTGACCACCCAACGCTGGATCAACACCCTGCTCAGCGCCGTCGAAGCCGGCACCACCGCCGAGCTTGCGGCCACGCCCGCGGTGGTGTTCGGCGACCTGCGCGTGGTTGGCTGCTGGCTGCTGCGTCATGCCGCCGAGGAAGACTTCCAGCACTTCGGTGCGCACGTCCAACGGGCCTGGCAGACCCACCACGCCCGAGCCGCCAGCCGCATCTGGTCGGGCGCCGCGCCGCCGGCTGCGGCCGCCCTCATGGGCGCGGCCGCCACCAGGGCCACGTCGCTGCTCACCGGCGACGATCAGGAGGTCATCGACCTGCTCGGCGCGTTGCTTCGGCGCGGCCGCAACCGCCGGCACGTCTGTCCGCCTGGCATGGCCCTGGAGCAGTGGCGGCAGCTGTCGGACTCGGTCAAGGGCCGGTTCCTGCGCGCGCTTGACCCGGACCTGGGCACCGTCGACCGCATCCGCTACCGCTCGATAACCTCCACGGCCCGCGCCCCGGCCACCGGCAGCGATCCGCCAGCGGTGGCGCGGGCCCGGCACATCCCCCAGCAGCTGTGGCCTAGCTGGACCATCCGGCTGCTGCCCGCCGGCCGCCTTCGCGCCGACCGATTTCGTGCCGTGATCGCCGCGTGCCTGCTGCTGCCCGGACACCCCATGCGCAACCTCAACCAGGTCACCGCCCACCTGCATCCCTACCTGCGCCGACGCGTCGCCACCACCCTCAGGGACCTGCAGGCCGACGGCCACCAGCAGATCTTGGCCGCGGTCTGCCAGCTCGCCGACTACCTCGACCGTCACGGCAGCCCGATCGACTATCACCGCCGCCGCGCCGCCATCGGCCCGGCCACCATCAGCGAACCCGACTGGCAGCAGCTGTGCTACCGGGCCGGCGCCCATCCCGGGCGGCCCCGCCGGCACCTGGACGCGCAGCGCTACCTGTTCCAGCTGCTGTCAGGGGCCGATCTCAACGATCCCAGCCACGCCCTGGCGTTCCGCAGCGCCGCCGACCGCACCGACTACCTGGCCTTCACCACGTGGCTGCCGATGCCGGTCCGCCAAGCGCTCGCCGACCATGCCGGAGGTCACCTGCAACGTCTGGGCATCGACGAGCCTGTGA
This region of Actinomycetes bacterium genomic DNA includes:
- a CDS encoding Mu transposase C-terminal domain-containing protein — protein: MSQATAVLCVGARVACDGELFEVVGLDGRQATIRTQQGQYKTVTIAWLASQATVLAMDAPAVVPVAALGPALGALSAAEQAVIAERAAHIREVLTGYRAGSRELARPGEPRPQYAPTLSLQVRYQAKAAELGVGLRTLKRWVAGYRQAGEAGLVDARKLARRGAAVDPRWEQACRLVVAEHVGASTPTAGALLARVDARLEEAYGPGVVPRPSQATAYRHLARLTKGTGAVSGPAKARRSIAERPKGVYGRLRAARPGENVILDTQSLDVFAMEPVTCRWLQAQLTVAQDLFTRCILGLRVTPVSTKAVDVAGVLYQTVSPMAAPEEWPAEACWPYHGVPQQLVLTETLGEHDGAAAGRLVGVPVCPPETLVVDHGKVFVSAHVIGVCARLGISVQPAIPKKPTDKPTVERFFRTLREGLIQHLPGYKGPDIYSRGAPEWVEDAAFFYLHELEDVIREWVALVYHRAKHEGLAVPEWPGLEVSPNEMFEVGVAKAGLLRIPSSPELVYDFLATQWRTIQHYGVEVDGLRYNGPALDAYRNAESPYGGVHQGKWPIRINPDDVRYVWFQDPADNRWHRLEWEHAPGLGAPFSAEAARYARRLAARQERWPDAAAALAGLLGRWDAGMVSDRRERRMALRLGAECATLPLPDAPATKVAALPSLARPADPPPSGPRLQPVEPLVGDDDDDEELFDDPDAGDFYADAFEVIE
- a CDS encoding ATP-binding protein; amino-acid sequence: MSGLYSLSRKEGWRRYVDTAARTRPERLTIRQLAALSEQAREEYDETRHDWHANFGILRTPQLAAVHDELDQIVASNRQDPDRVRGAAVIDALPGLGKTTIANTFARQLDRAEITRRGPLTEQGHERIPVFRVGLTSNTTLRTLNRMICQFYGHPGIDRANAAQLASHAVDCVLSCQTRLGVIDDVHFINPRRKDGLDVSNHLKWLANELPVTFLYVGVGLAERSFFAEGLAGHNIVLAQTARRWTRLEVPAFEIVSDQGRQHWRGLLKATERQLALASQRPGMLVELADYLFERTSGHIGSFVTLIIRGCLRAIRTGQERLTAELLDGVRIDEASEQARQQLAAAFAHGHLKAAPTTRRAPAKTTSAAS
- a CDS encoding TniQ family protein, giving the protein MGQRTIGPASPRTLPIRIAVATGESLDSWLEASCRRLGVTTGVLLTALGLRTHPHELHGLPDYTVLLHPAEARRLAHAAGVEMARLHAMTLRRYDGHVVRCNHDNRTVARSAWWARTRGSRYCPKCLSERDGRWLLRWRLSWMFACTDHHALLHDTCPACGQVPRRISTSHSSLRPAGTCPGTIDRPCGTDLRTIDPLPLAADDALLTTQRWINTLLSAVEAGTTAELAATPAVVFGDLRVVGCWLLRHAAEEDFQHFGAHVQRAWQTHHARAASRIWSGAAPPAAAALMGAAATRATSLLTGDDQEVIDLLGALLRRGRNRRHVCPPGMALEQWRQLSDSVKGRFLRALDPDLGTVDRIRYRSITSTARAPATGSDPPAVARARHIPQQLWPSWTIRLLPAGRLRADRFRAVIAACLLLPGHPMRNLNQVTAHLHPYLRRRVATTLRDLQADGHQQILAAVCQLADYLDRHGSPIDYHRRRAAIGPATISEPDWQQLCYRAGAHPGRPRRHLDAQRYLFQLLSGADLNDPSHALAFRSAADRTDYLAFTTWLPMPVRQALADHAGGHLQRLGIDEPVTWEPPADCCQDLELPGRDPDDIDLDAVHHLVAVDLLPPGAAARKLGTTIDHIRLAVERLPQTPRRWAANTPPMAWQRRQHAQRLLTRDFFEREYLAGRKRLAQIAAETGLPKKLVAHHAHQAGIPLFTGHEATPIDPDWLRAQYLDRKRSFPGIAAELGVSEMTVNRAAHRYRIPIRPAGVTSHPEMLRTLDPNIPRDIRRAVEGGLWGWQRLRRFQQAMGFPTIEEAADHLGVHQATLVRQLQRLERDIGAQLYHRAVRAQPLRPTRRGAALLNALDQPAVRALVQEMPDR